The following are encoded together in the Chlorocebus sabaeus isolate Y175 chromosome 12, mChlSab1.0.hap1, whole genome shotgun sequence genome:
- the TRAF1 gene encoding TNF receptor-associated factor 1 isoform X2 — protein MKQWKTRLGSGLESGPMALEQNLSDLQLQAAVEVAGDLEVDCYRAPCSESQEELALQHFMKEKLLAELEGKLRVFENIVAVLNKEVEASHLALATSIHQSQVDRERILSLEQRVVELQQTLAQKDQALGKLEQSLRLMEEASFDGTFLWKITNVTRRCHESACGRTVSLFSPAFYTAKYGYKLCLRLYLNGDGTGKRTHLSLFIVIMRGEYDALLPWPFRNKVTFMLLDQNNREHAIDAFRPDLSSASFQRPQSETNVASGCPLFFPLNKLQSPKHAYVKDDTMFLKCIVETST, from the exons ATGAAACAGTGGAAGACCCGGCTGGGCTCTGGCCTGGAGTCTGGGCCCATGGCCCTGGAGCAGAACCTGTCAGACCTGCAGCTGCAGGCAGCCGTGGAAGTGGCGGGGGACCTGGAGGTCGATTGCTACCGGGCACCCTGCTCCGAGAGCCAGGAGGAGCTGGCCCTGCAGCACTTCATGAAGGAGAAGCTTCTGGCTGAGCTGGAAGGAAAGCTGCGTGTGTTTGAGAACATTGTTGCTGTCCTCAACAAGGAGGTGGAGGCCTCCCACCTGGCCCTGGCCACCTCCATCCACCAAAGCCAGGTGGACCGTGAGCGCATCCTGAGCTTGGAGCAGAGG GTGGTGGAGCTGCAGCAGACCCTGGCCCAGAAAGACCAGGCCCTGGGCAAGCTGGAGCAGAGCTTGCGCCTCATGGAGGAGGCCTCCTTCGATGGCACCTTCCTGTGGAAGATCACCAACGTCACCAGGCGGTGCCATGAGTCGGCCTGTGGCAGGACCGTCAGCCTCTTCTCCCCAG CCTTCTACACTGCCAAGTATGGCTACAAGTTATGCCTGCGGCTGTACCTGAATGGAGATGGCACTGGAAAGAGGACCCACCTGTCGCTTTTCATCGTGATCATGAGAGGGGAGTATGATGCGTTGCTGCCGTGGCCTTTCCGGAACAAG GTCACCTTCATGCTGCTGGACCAGAACAACCGTGAGCACGCCATTGACGCCTTCCGGCCTGACCTAAGCTCGGCATCCTTCCAGAGGCCCCAGAGTGAAACCAACGTGGCCAGTGGCTGCCCACTCTTCTTCCCCCTCAACAAACTGCAGTCACCCAAGCACGCCTATGTGAAGGATGACACGATGTTCCTCAAGTGCATTGTGGAGACCAGCACTTAG
- the TRAF1 gene encoding TNF receptor-associated factor 1 isoform X1 translates to MASSSGSSPRPAPDENEFPFGCPPTVCQDPKEPRALCCTGCLSENLRNGEDQICPKCRGEDLQSVSPGSRLRTLERAHPEVAEAGVGCPFAGVGCSFKGSPQSVQEHEVTSQTSHLNLLLGFMKQWKTRLGSGLESGPMALEQNLSDLQLQAAVEVAGDLEVDCYRAPCSESQEELALQHFMKEKLLAELEGKLRVFENIVAVLNKEVEASHLALATSIHQSQVDRERILSLEQRVVELQQTLAQKDQALGKLEQSLRLMEEASFDGTFLWKITNVTRRCHESACGRTVSLFSPAFYTAKYGYKLCLRLYLNGDGTGKRTHLSLFIVIMRGEYDALLPWPFRNKVTFMLLDQNNREHAIDAFRPDLSSASFQRPQSETNVASGCPLFFPLNKLQSPKHAYVKDDTMFLKCIVETST, encoded by the exons ATGGCATCCAGCTCAGGCAGCAGCCCACGCCCGGCCCCTGATGAGAATGAGTTTCCCTTTGGGTGCCCTCCCACCGTCTGCCAGGACCCAAAGGAGCCTAGGGCTCTCTGCTGCACAGGCTGTCTCTCTGAGAACCTGAG GAACGGCGAGGATCAGATCTGCCCCAAATGCAGAGGGGAAGACCTCCAGTCTGTAAGCCCAGGAAGCCGTCTTCGAACTCTGGAGAGG GCTCATCCCGAGGTGGCCGAGGCTGGAGTTGGGTGCCCCTTTGCAGGTGTCGGCTGCTCCTTCAAG GGAAGCCCACAGTCCGTGCAAGAGCATGAGGTCACCTCCCAGACCTCCCACCTAAACCTGCTGTTGGGATTCATGAAACAGTGGAAGACCCGGCTGGGCTCTGGCCTGGAGTCTGGGCCCATGGCCCTGGAGCAGAACCTGTCAGACCTGCAGCTGCAGGCAGCCGTGGAAGTGGCGGGGGACCTGGAGGTCGATTGCTACCGGGCACCCTGCTCCGAGAGCCAGGAGGAGCTGGCCCTGCAGCACTTCATGAAGGAGAAGCTTCTGGCTGAGCTGGAAGGAAAGCTGCGTGTGTTTGAGAACATTGTTGCTGTCCTCAACAAGGAGGTGGAGGCCTCCCACCTGGCCCTGGCCACCTCCATCCACCAAAGCCAGGTGGACCGTGAGCGCATCCTGAGCTTGGAGCAGAGG GTGGTGGAGCTGCAGCAGACCCTGGCCCAGAAAGACCAGGCCCTGGGCAAGCTGGAGCAGAGCTTGCGCCTCATGGAGGAGGCCTCCTTCGATGGCACCTTCCTGTGGAAGATCACCAACGTCACCAGGCGGTGCCATGAGTCGGCCTGTGGCAGGACCGTCAGCCTCTTCTCCCCAG CCTTCTACACTGCCAAGTATGGCTACAAGTTATGCCTGCGGCTGTACCTGAATGGAGATGGCACTGGAAAGAGGACCCACCTGTCGCTTTTCATCGTGATCATGAGAGGGGAGTATGATGCGTTGCTGCCGTGGCCTTTCCGGAACAAG GTCACCTTCATGCTGCTGGACCAGAACAACCGTGAGCACGCCATTGACGCCTTCCGGCCTGACCTAAGCTCGGCATCCTTCCAGAGGCCCCAGAGTGAAACCAACGTGGCCAGTGGCTGCCCACTCTTCTTCCCCCTCAACAAACTGCAGTCACCCAAGCACGCCTATGTGAAGGATGACACGATGTTCCTCAAGTGCATTGTGGAGACCAGCACTTAG